Proteins encoded in a region of the Vitis riparia cultivar Riparia Gloire de Montpellier isolate 1030 chromosome 7, EGFV_Vit.rip_1.0, whole genome shotgun sequence genome:
- the LOC117918619 gene encoding dentin sialophosphoprotein-like: MMFRQSPRRNQRSKGFKVKHAVQICLLLGICIWLIYQVKSSYEKKAAFDKSAQNSGKVQNVNEIPKLGRKDLNPQLEERGIKDDMQRGEEEEEENRTEEEPSKPEENEDIGKGGGDDEVHEGDEGKTEEDAENKGDSVDGEKEGEDRKKEGEETESKGEENEESREKETKEEESEDGQQKEMRDEDSEENKEKEATVEDSEVSKENEKQEESEENKENEKQEESEENKEKESDEKENENKETKEEEGSEEKNMEGNEGSSEDQANDAHDSNNEGAREEHYKGDDASSEVAHEAQHTTTGTENDASENSNEDQPDNKNTDGTEQENTANGTEGSEVNQNVAVDENNASIVKSNEESASEDGSSATLTTKESNEEQQVYTDSTTVIAETVDNPNPQGDESTLKTVVMAQSEESKTASNGENPTTTENPEAANGEPSTDENSTTSTNEHDDASHSKTDTNSETEGAEESTTSSNRSGDEDANKEEPADSSNSQEEASSNTNANEHDDASHSRTDANYGTEGAEESTTSSNKNGDEDANKKEPADSSNSQEEASSNTNANDNSGQNQNEDSVQGEKSDSNSGTEGTDEKVISLKTDENTDADQKEAVDSSNSSSTQGEEAASEANNNADAGQNDSGDSSIPQEEKEARTDLGTLPEMSTQSTNSEDTAAE, encoded by the coding sequence ATGATGTTCAGGCAATCACCTCGGAGGAACCAGAGATCCAAAGGTTTTAAGGTAAAGCATGCGGTGCAGATATGTCTTTTGCTTGGAATCTGCATCTGGCTGATTTACCAAGTCAAGAGCTCCTATGAGAAGAAGGCAGCATTTGATAAAAGTGCACAAAACTCAGGGAAGGTACAGAATGTCAATGAGATCCCGAAGTTGGGGAGGAAGGACCTCAATCCTCAATTGGAGGAAAGGGGCATTAAAGATGATATGCAAAGGGgggaagaggaggaagaagaaaacaGGACTGAGGAAGAACCAAGCAAGCCTGAAGAGAATGAGGATATAGGAAAAGGGGGTGGGGATGATGAGGTACATGAAGGTGATGAAGGGAAAACTGAAGAGGACGCTGAGAATAAAGGTGATTCTGTGGATGGAGAGAAGGAGGGGGAGGACAGAAAAAAGGAGGGTGAAGAGACTGAAAGTAAAGGGGAGGAGAATGAAGAGAGCAGGGAGAAGGAAACCAAAGAGGAGGAGAGTGAAGATGGCCAACAAAAGGAAATGAGAGATGAGGACAGTGAAGAGAACAAAGAGAAGGAAGCCACAGTGGAGGATAGTGAAGTGAgtaaagagaatgaaaaacaaGAGGAGAGTGAAGAGAAcaaagagaatgaaaaacaaGAGGAGAGTGAAGAGAACAAAGAGAAGGAGAGTGACGAGAAGGAGAATGAAAATAAGGAAACCAAAGAGGAAGAAGGCAGtgaggaaaaaaatatggaaggGAACGAAGGTTCATCAGAGGATCAGGCAAATGATGCACATGACAGCAACAATGAGGGCGCAAGAGAGGAACATTACAAGGGGGATGACGCTTCCAGTGAAGTGGCCCATGAAGCTCAACATACAACAACAGGAACTGAGAATGATGCTTCAGAGAACTCGAATGAGGATCAGCCAGACAACAAAAATACTGATGGAACAGAGCAGGAGAATACAGCCAATGGCACTGAGGGTTCGGAAGTCAACCAAAATGTGGCAGTTGACGAGAACAATGCTTCAATTGTGAAGTCCAATGAAGAGAGTGCATCGGAAGATGGCTCCAGTGCTACTTTGACAACCAAAGAATCTAATGAAGAGCAGCAGGTCTACACAGATTCTACAACAGTCATTGCAGAAACAGTAGATAATCCAAATCCTCAAGGAGATGAATCAACCCTGAAAACTGTTGTAATGGCACAATCGGAGGAATCCAAGACAGCTTCCAATGGCGAGAATCCCACCACCACAGAGAATCCAGAGGCAGCTAACGGAGAACCCTCTACGGATGAAAATTCTACAACTTCAACCAACGAGCATGATGATGCAAGTCACAGCAAGACTGACACTAATTCTGAAACAGAAGGAGCAGAAGAGAGTACTACATCCTCCAATAGAAGTGGGGACGAAGATGCAAACAAGGAAGAACCAGCTGATTCTTCAAATTCCCAAGAAGAGGCATCCTCAAACACAAATGCCAATGAGCATGATGATGCAAGTCACAGCAGGACTGACGCTAATTATGGAACAGAAGGAGCAGAAGAGAGCACTACATCCTCCAACAAAAATGGAGATGAAGATGCAAACAAGAAAGAACCAGCTGATTCTTCAAATTCCCAAGAAGAGGCATCCTCAAACACGAATGCCAATGACAATTCAGGCCAAAATCAGAATGAAGACTCTGTTCAGGGTGAAAAATCCGACAGCAATTCTGGAACAGAGGGGACAGACGAAAAGGTCATATCCTTGAAGACTGATGAAAATACTGATGCAGACCAAAAAGAAGCAGTCGATTCCTCTAATTCTTCGAGCACCCAGGGAGAGGAGGCAGCGTCAGAGGCAAATAACAATGCTGATGCAGGGCAGAATGATTCGGGTGATTCTTCCATCCctcaagaagaaaaagaggcTCGCACAGATCTGGGGACTTTGCCAGAGATGAGTACCCAAAGTACTAACAGTGAAGATACAGCTGCAGAGTGA
- the LOC117917370 gene encoding cytochrome c oxidase subunit 6a, mitochondrial, with protein MAMAMVRSGLRTALRSRTPAAAPKRNYSSSAGHDDARETAKWEKITYLGIATCTVLAVVNLSKGHPHHEEPPRYDYLHIRNKEFPWGPDGLFETKQHH; from the exons ATGGCGATGGCGATGGTGAGATCTGGTCTTCGAACAGCTCTTCGAAGCCGCACGCCGGCGGCTGCCCCCAAGAGGAACTATTCTTCCTCTGCTGGCCACGACGATGCCC GTGAGACTGCAAAATGGGAGAAGATTACTTACCTAGGCATTGCTACATGCACTGTCTTAGCTGTTGTTAACCTATCAAAGGGTCATCCCCACCATGAAGAACCCCCT CGGTATGATTATTTGCACATTCGTAATAAGGAGTTTCCCTGGG GTCCAGATGGTCTTTTTGAGACGAAACAGCACCATTGA
- the LOC117917321 gene encoding agamous-like MADS-box protein AGL61 codes for MERKTNAGRKKIEMKLISASDARQVTFSKRRSGLFKKASELATLCDSETAVIAFSPGGKAFSFGHPSVEAVINRYDGQSQALDAGDQSVQTDNLRELIQRYNALLDQLEVEKKRGEAIKRMGMEMKAKTWLLTPVENLNLTQLQILKVLMEDLKKRVYQQREELSKKARTPRPLPDLNTVEPDDPSASNPTKNNSMEGGGGSE; via the coding sequence ATGGAGAGAAAGACGAATGCGGGTCGCAAGAAGATCGAGATGAAGTTGATTTCAGCATCAGACGCTCGGCAAGTCACTTTCTCTAAGCGTCGATCCGGGCTTTTCAAGAAGGCGAGTGAGCTTGCCACCTTGTGTGATTCTGAAACTGCAGTCATTGCCTTCTCCCCAGGTGGCAAGGCTTTCTCATTTGGCCACCCCTCGGTCGAGGCGGTAATAAACAGGTATGACGGGCAAAGCCAGGCACTGGATGCTGGTGATCAGAGTGTTCAAACTGACAATCTGCGTGAGCTCATCCAACGATACAATGCTCTGCTTGATCAACTGGAAGTCGAAAAAAAACGTGGGGAGGCCATCAAGCGTATGGGGATGGAGATGAAGGCAAAGACCTGGTTGCTTACACCGGTAGAGAACCTTAACCTCACTCAACTGCAGATTTTAAAGGTTCTGATGGAGGATCTTAAGAAGAGAGTGTACCAGCAACGTGAGGAGCTCTCGAAGAAGGCTCGTACCCCAAGACCACTCCCGGATCTAAACACAGTTGAACCTGATGATCCCTCTGCTTCTAACCCAACCAAGAATAATTCCATGGAGGGAGGAGGAGGTTCTGAGTGA
- the LOC117917868 gene encoding uncharacterized protein LOC117917868, whose amino-acid sequence MATVTTTQAQVNAQSLLSIRPKPTRVCFSVAAYAKNVIKHLAACNVPIQEGLSDSEFSTIEASLGFTFPPDLRSILQEGLPVGPGFPNWRSSSHQQLEILTSLPILEVCKAVSMGKFWCKSWGDEPVDSDEALALARRFLKKAPVLVPIYRHCYIPSNPNLAGNPVFFVHGGHVRMWSLDMAEFFQKGEFFRLETEVSSPAWAATTARRIEFWTEAVERARGGTRGWWSGELGCCMEELFWRLRDGGWREEEVREMMMMDGRDQNDKKTAVSKDNKGVVWHVHVLSLLMLRAGWSTEDVVDSLDFQIQHTPPDGESWLDFQHPHSCSQGG is encoded by the coding sequence ATGGCCACTGTAACAACAACACAGGCACAGGTGAATGCGCAATCTCTCCTCTCCATCAGACCCAAACCCACGCGAGTTTGCTTCTCCGTCGCTGCCTACGCCAAGAACGTAATAAAGCATCTCGCCGCTTGCAACGTTCCAATCCAGGAAGGTCTCTCCGATTCAGAATTCTCCACCATCGAAGCCTCTCTCGGCTTTACCTTCCCTCCCGATCTCCGATCCATTCTCCAGGAAGGCCTTCCGGTGGGCCCTGGCTTCCCCAACTGGCGATCGTCGTCGCACCAACAGCTTGAGATCCTCACCAGTCTTCCAATATTGGAGGTGTGTAAGGCGGTTTCCATGGGGAAGTTTTGGTGTAAATCTTGGGGCGATGAGCCTGTTGATTCCGACGAAGCTTTAGCTTTGGCCCGGCGGTTCTTGAAGAAAGCTCCGGTTCTTGTTCCGATATATCGCCACTGTTACATTCCTTCCAACCCGAATTTGGCGGGAAATCCGGTGTTCTTCGTCCACGGTGGACATGTTCGGATGTGGAGCTTGGACATGGCTGAATTCTTCCAGAAAGGGGAGTTCTTCCGGCTGGAGACGGAGGTGAGCTCGCCGGCGTGGGCGGCGACGACGGCGAGGAGAATTGAGTTCTGGACGGAGGCGGTGGAGAGGGCGCGTGGGGGGACGCGGGGGTGGTGGAGCGGGGAACTGGGTTGTTGCATGGAGGAACTGTTCTGGAGGTTGAGAGATGGAGGGTGGAGAGAGGAGGAGGTGAgggagatgatgatgatggacgGCCGCGATCAAAACGACAAAAAAACTGCCGTTTCGAAAGACAACAAGGGCGTGGTGTGGCACGTGCATGTACTGTCCCTCCTGATGCTACGTGCGGGCTGGAGCACCGAAGATGTTGTGGACTCTCTCGATTTTCAAATCCAGCACACTCCACCGGACGGTGAATCATGGCTGGACTTTCAACATCCACACAGCTGTTCTCAGGGAGGCTGA
- the LOC117918473 gene encoding uncharacterized protein LOC117918473, with protein sequence MEKKKKDPKFTSTPASASQELDTNSEHLSKEEQNQSGVAFAAKNAVTSSPSHENASSLSQQYPSIMQWPYTPQHAAEQSLISRPSIPTQTPSPVILNRYQQLPHQQPYPIQPPPHLAQSTTPFWLPQRPGYHFSSTNTPASYQPLTSLGTADANWQVSTLNGGGTSSNNQQQMPGFCYHIGYPYPGFPGPWDPSSWWCQTQQLQPACTYAYPGACSYFSSQPPPLPGCSATVEQHFQRGTIQLPAKLSQKHQQLWESQSAQNVQLWTVIGQLQSELADYKSRLLKLEAEASSAKVTGEEPTSQTIGTALAGQTSKRGRPKKPIPAVDALPSLDESHPRTRGRKPAVLKVQSDTRTLNFEKECLNKVEDKGKANHSSATTQQEDDGKMTCAFINSSDNIEIDRSNPMMPPFHSQVHQDIPGVQVSSIGLNSSSDMRTSSDKPEDPKTAFSILYSHVRQIKTEGASGTYIEAATNPNLGWPSNISFEDCGRNVLNISSQGFYDNGGVIRQVSKVIPGWSFGHEEDASRDLGDAAIGGPGKDVDVEDMEDASSGAEDCSIRR encoded by the exons atggaaaagaagaagaaggatccCAAGTTTACTTCTACTCCTGCTTCTGCTAGTCAAGAACTTGACACCAATAGCGAACACTTG AGCAAGGAAGAACAGAACCAGTCAGGTGTCGCTTTTGCTGCCAAGAATGCTGTAACTAGTAGCCCTTCACATGAAAATGCATCTTCCTTAAGTCAACAATACCCTTCAATTATGCAATGGCCATACACACCTCAACATGCTGCGGAACAGTCCTTGATTTCTAGACCCTCTATTCCAACCCAAACACCTTCACCTGTCATCCTAAACCGGTATCAGCAATTACCGCATCAGCAGCCATATCCCATCCAGCCACCGCCGCATTTAGCCCAATCAACCACTCCATTTTGGCTTCCCCAGAGACCTGGTTATCATTTTAGCAGCACTAATACCCCTGCCTCTTATCAGCCACTCACTTCCCTAGGAACAGCTGATGCTAACTGGCAAGTTTCTACCCTCAATGGAGGAGGGACTTCATCAAATAACCAACAACAGATGCCAGGTTTCTGTTACCACATTGGATACCCATATCCAGGATTTCCAG GTCCTTGGGATCCCTCATCTTGGTGGTGTCAAACACAACAATTGCAGCCTGCTTGTACCTATGCTTACCCAGGCGCATGCAGCTACTTTTCTTCACAGCCACCACCATTGCCAGGCTGCTCGGCAACTGTTGAACAACACTTTCAAAGAGGAACAATCCAGCTACCAGCAAAACTTTCTCAGAAGCACCAGCAACTCTGGGAGAGTCAA TCAGCACAGAATGTTCAACTGTGGACTGTTATTGGTCAGTTGCAATCAGAATTGGCTGATTACAAGAGCCGCTTATTGAAGTTAGAAGCAGAGGCTTCATCTGCAAAAGTGACAGGGGAAGAGCCCACTTCTCAAACTATTGGGACTGCTTTAGCTGGACAGACGTCAAAGAGAGGACGGCCAAAAAAACCAATTCCTGCAGTTGATGCACTACCTTCTTTGGATGAGTCTCATCCCCGAACTCGTGGTAGAAAACCTGCAGTATTGAAAGTCCAATCTGATACCAGGACACTCAATTTTGAGAAAGAATGCCTAAACAAAGTGGAAGATAAAGGAAAAGCAAACCACTCTAGTGCTACAACGCAACAAGAAGATGATGGAAAAATGACATGTGCCTTCATAAACAGTAGTGACAACATTGAGATTGACAGAAGCAACCCAATGATGCCTCCATTTCATAGTCAAGTTCATCAAGACATTCCTGGAGTGCAAGTAAGCAGCATTGGCCTCAATTCCTCCTCAGACATGAGAACAAGTAGTGATAAGCCTGAGGACCCTAAAACTGCCTTCTCAATTCTGTATTCACATGTTAGGCAGATCAAAACTGAGGGTGCTTCCGGCACTTACATAGAAGCTGCAACGAACCCCAATCTTGGGTGGCCTTCAAATATCAGCTTTGAAGACTGTGGAAGAAATGTGTTAAATATAAGCTCGCAAGGTTTCTACGATAATGGTGGTGTTATCAGACAGGTAAGTAAGGTCATTCCTGGATGGAGTTTTGGGCATGAAGAGGATGCTTCTAGAGATCTTGGAGATGCCGCAATAGGAGGGCCAGGGAAAGATGTAGATGTGGAGGATATGGAAGATGCCAGCTCAGGTGCTGAAGATTGCTCCATCCGAAGATGA
- the LOC117918474 gene encoding tubulin alpha chain-like, translated as MRECISIHIGQAGIQVGNACWELYCLEHGIQPDGQMPSDKTIGGGDDAFNTFFSETGAGKHVPRAVFVDLEPTVIDEVRTGTYRQLFHPEQLISGKEDAANNFARGHYTIGKEIVDLCLDRIRKLADNCTGLQGFLVFNAVGGGTGSGLGSLLLERLSVDYGKKSKLGFTVYPSPQVSTSVVEPYNSVLSTHSLLEHTDVAVLLDNEAIYDICRRSLDIERPTYTNLNRLVSQVISSLTASLRFDGALNVDVTEFQTNLVPYPRIHFMLSSYAPVISAEKAYHEQLSVAEITNSAFEPSSMMAKCDPRHGKYMACCLMYRGDVVPKDVNAAVATIKTKRTIQFVDWCPTGFKCGINYQPPTVVPGGDLAKVQRAVCMISNSTSVAEVFSRIDHKFDLMYAKRAFVHWYVGEGMEEGEFSEAREDLAALEKDYEEVGAESAEGEDGDEGDEY; from the exons ATGAGAGAGTGCATTTCGATTCACATCGGCCAGGCCGGTATTCAGGTCGGCAATGCGTGCTGGGAACTATACTGCCTCGAGCATGGCATTCAG CCTGATGGCCAGATGCCAAGTGACAAGACCATTGGAGGGGGAGATGATGCTTTTAACACCTTCTTCAGTGAAACTGGTGCTGGGAAGCATGTTCCCCGTGCGGTTTTTGTTGATCTTGAGCCCACTGTCATTGATGAAGTAAGGACTGGAACATACCGCCAACTCTTTCACCCAGAACAGCTTATCAGTGGCAAGGAAGATGCAGCTAACAACTTTGCACGTGGCCATTACACCA TTGGCAAGGAGATTGTAGATCTTTGCTTGGATCGCATCCGCAAGCTCGCTGACAACTGCACTGGTCTGCAAGGCTTCCTGGTTTTTAATGCTGTGGGTGGGGGGACTGGTTCAGGTTTGGGCTCACTTCTACTAGAAAGACTGTCAGTGGACTATGGCAAAAAATCCAAGCTTGGCTTCACTGTCTATCCCTCACCACAGGTTTCAACCTCTGTGGTGGAGCCCTACAACAGTGTCCTCTCTACGCACTCTCTCCTGGAACACACTGATGTTGCTGTGCTTCTTGATAACGAGGCCATTTATGATATTTGCAGGCGCTCACTTGATATTGAGCGCCCTACCTATACCAACCTTAACCGCCTAGTTTCTCAG GTGATTTCATCCCTGACTGCCTCTCTAAGGTTTGATGGTGCCCTAAACGTGGATGTGACTGAATTCCAGACTAACCTGGTTCCATACCCCAGGATCCACTTCATGCTTTCATCCTATGCCCCTGTCATATCAGCTGAGAAGGCCTACCATGAGCAGCTCTCTGTAGCAGAGATCACTAATAGTGCATTTGAGCCTTCATCCATGATGGCCAAGTGTGATCCACGACATGGCAAGTACATGGCTTGCTGTTTGATGTACAGAGGTGATGTGGTCCCCAAGGATGTCAATGCAGCTGTGGCCACCATCAAAACCAAGCGCACCATCCAATTTGTTGACTGGTGCCCGACTGGATTCAAATGTGGTATCAACTACCAGCCCCCAACTGTTGTTCCGGGTGGTGATCTTGCCAAAGTGCAAAGGGCTGTGTGCATGATTTCAAATTCTACCAGTGTTGCAGAGGTATTCTCACGCATTGATCACAAATTTGATCTCATGTACGCAAAGAGGGCATTTGTGCACTGGTATGTTGGTGAGGGTATGGAGGAAGGTGAGTTCTCTGAAGCCCGTGAGGATCTTGCTGCCCTTGAGAAGGATTATGAGGAGGTAGGTGCGGAGTCGGCTGAGGGTGAAGATGGTGACGAGGGAGACGAGTACTGA